GACCTGGCCTTCACCATCGGCCAGGGCGAGGTCATCGGCTTCCTGGGCCTCAATGGCGCCGGCAAGTCGACGACGCTCAAGATTCTCGGGTGCGTGCTGCTGCCCACCTCGGGCCGCGTCGTCATCGACGGGCACGACGTGGTGAGCCAGTCCCATGAGGTGCGCCAGCGCATCGGCTACCTGCCGGACGTGCCCCCCGTCTACGAGGAGATGACCGTGGGCGAGTACCTGGCCTACGTCGCCCGGCTGCGCGACGTGCCCGCGAAGGCCACCGCGTCCCACGTCGGCGAAGCCGAGGAGAAGACCGGCCTGCGCGACGTGCACGGCGAGGTCATCTCCACGCTCAGCCATGGCTACCGTCAGCGCGTGGGGCTTGCGCAGGCGCTGGTGCACAAGCCCGCGCTGCTCATCCTCGATGAGCCGACCAGCGGGCTGGATCCGCTCCAGATCGTGGAGATGCGCGACGTCATCCGCGGCCTCAAGGGCGCGCACACGGTGCTCGTGTCCAGCCACATCCTCCCGGAGATTTCGCAGACGTGTGACCGGCTGCTCATCATCCACAAGGGCACGCTGCTGGCGCAGGGCAGTGAAGAGGAGCTGTCGCGAAGCCTGGGCGGTCCGTCCATCGTGCTGGAGGTGCGGGGCGAACGCGCTCGGGCGCTCGAAGCGCTCCAGGGTTTCGGCGCGGTGGAGGTGCGGGAAGGGGCGGGCGGCGTGCTGGCCCTGAAGGTCGCGGCGGCGCCGGACCTGCGGCCCCAGGTGGCGCGGGCGGTGGTGGGCGCGGGCCTGGAGTTGCTTCGATTGGACGCGAACGAGGGACAGCTGGAGGCGCTGTTCCTGCGCCTGACGCATGGGCAGGAGGTGAAGGCGTGAAGGCGCTCCTGATTGCTCGCCGCGAGCTGGCCGGCTACCTGCGCACGCTCAGCGGCTACGTCATCCTGGCCATCATCCTCGCGGTGAACGGGTTGTTCTTCAACGCGTACGCCCTGGGCGGCGCGAGCAAGCGCTCCGCGGAGGTGCTGTCCGGCTTCTTCTACTACTCCAGCGGCTTCACCATCGTGGCGGCCATCCTGGTGTCCATGCGGCTGGTCGCGGAGGAGCGCCAGACGGGCACGCTGCCGCTGTTGTACGCGTCGCCGGTGCGGGACCGCGACATCGTGCTGGGCAAGTTCCTGGCGGGGCTCGCGTTCCTGGCGCTGTACCTGCTGCTCACGCTCTACATGCCGCTCTTGGTGCTGGTGAACGGCAAGGTGTCGTTCGGGCACGTGGCGGCGGGCTACCTGGGGTTGCTGCTGCTGGGCAGCGCGTCGCTGGCGGTGGGCACGTTCGGATCGTCGCTCGCGAAGAACCAGCTGCTCGCGGCCATCTTCTCCGCGGTGATGCTGGTGGCGCTCATCCTGTGCTGGCTGCTGGCGCGCATCACCGAGCAGCCGCTGTCCGACGTCTTCAGCGCGATGTCGTTGTGGAACCAGCACTTCCCTCCGTTCCAGGCAGGGCTCATCCACGTGCGGGACGTCGTCTACTACCTGGTGGTCACCTACGTTGCGCTGTTCGCGGCCACGCGGGTGCTGGAAGCGCGGAGGTGGCGATGAGCTCGCCGGCTTCTTTCGGGACGGGGCTCGCCGCGACGGGGGCGTTCGTCGCGGGGCTCGTGGCCGTGTTCCTCGCGGAGCGCGTGCTGGGCGTGGGTTCTGGCCGCGTGGCGCTGGCGGCGCTGGGCACCGCCGTGGTGGTGGCCGCGACGGCGTGGCGCGCGGTGCGGATGATCGCCGCGCCCGCGGACCGGCGCGCGCTGGAGCGGTGGGTGCTCACGCTGTACGTCGTGGGGCTGGCCGCGCTGGTGCTCTACTTCGTGAAGGGGGACGTGGGGACGGCGCTCCTCGGTGAGCCGCTGTCGCGTTCGTCGCCCCGGCTGTCGGTGGTGCTGGCGGTGCTGTTCCCGGCGCTGCTGTTGTGCACGCTCGTGCCGCTGGCGATGGTGGAGGCCGCGCTCGTGGCGATGGCTCGGGCGCCTGTGCCGGAGACGGGCCGCGTGAAGAGCGCGCTGTTCTCCGGTCTGGGCATGGCGTTCGTCATCGTGTTCGCGTTCGCGACGACGTACGTGGCCACGCAGGCGGACGCGACCTGGGACCTGTCGTACTTCCGGACCGCGAAGCCGGGCGATGCGACGCGCAAGCTGGTGCGCGGTCTCAACGAGCCCTTGCAGGTGACGCTCTTCTTCCCGCCCGCGAACGAGGTGGGCGAGGCGGTGCGGCAGTACTTCCGCGACCTGGAGCCGGAGAGTCCGCAGCTGGGCGTGGAGTCGTTGGACCAGGCGGTGGAACCCGCGCGTGGCAAGGCCCTGGGTGTCAGCAACAACGGCTCCGTGGTGCTGGCACGGGGGGACCGCAAGGAGATCCTCACGCTGGGATTGGATCCGGAGCGTGCGCGCGGGCAGCTCCAGCGGCTGGACGCGGAGGTGCAGCGGCGGCTGCTGGCGGTGGCGAAGCCCCGGCGCGTCGTCTACCTCACGGGAGGCCATGGAGAGCGCGCCGACACGCGGCCCGTGCAGGGCGAGGCGGCCCGGCCTTCGGTGGCGCAGTTCAAGGAGTTGCTGCGCGCGCAGAACGTGGACGTGCGCACGCTCACGGTGGCGGAGGGGCTGGGCTCGGCGGTGCCGGGCGACGCGGCGATGGTGGCGGTGCTGGGGCCCGCGCGTGAGCTGCTTCCGGAGGAGGCCACCGCGCTGCGCGAGTACTGGGAGCGGGGAGGGCGGTTGTGGATCGCGCTGGAGCCGGATGGCGCGGCGCTGGAGCCGTTGCTGCAACCGATGGGCTTGAAGTCGTTGCGCGTGCCGCTGGCGAATGACCGGGTGTACTTCCGCACCACGCGGCAGCAGAGCGACCGGGGCAACCTGGGCACGGCGAGCTTCTCCTCGCACCCGTCGGTGACGTCGCTGTCCGCGCTGGGCTCGCAGGGCGCGGTGGCGTTCCTGGGCGCGACGGCGCTGGAGACGGTGACGCCGCCCGTGCCCGGCGTGCTGCTGGACACGAGCGTGCGCGCGCACGGAGAGACGTTCGCGGACCGCAATGGCGACTTCGAACCGGAGTCCGGTGAGGTCACGAAGGCGTGGCCGCTGGTGGTGGCGGTGGAGCGGCCGGCCGCGGAGGGTAGGCCCGCGCCGCGCGCGGTGGTGATGGCGGACGCGGACGCGCTGGGGGACGGCATCCTGGGGAACGTGGGCAATGCGTATCTCGCGGTGGACACGCTGCGCTGGCTCTCCGGCGAGGAGGCGCTCTCTGGCGTGACGACGAGCGAGGAGGACGTGCCGTTGCAGCACACGCGCTCGCAGGACGTCGTGTGGTTCTACGCGACGGTCTTCGGGATGCCGGTGGTGGTGCTGGCGGTGGGCTTCTTCGTGACGCGGCGGCGTGGACGGCGTGCGCCGCGGAACACCACGGTGGCGGGAGGTGCGCGATGAAGGCGCGCGATGTGGCGGTGCAGGGCGTGCTGGCGGGCGTGGCGCTCGTGGCAGCGTTTGTCGTGTGGCAGCGCGAGCCTTCGCGTGCGCCGGGTGAAGTGACAGTGGAGGACGCGCAGGCGAGCGCGCTCGACCGCATCCGGTACGACGAGGAGACGCGCTTCGTGGAGTTGTTCCGCGATCCCCAGGACCGCGACACCATCTGGGTTCGCCTGGGCAACAAGCCCGCGAGGCCGGAGGCCGGTGCACCAGCCAGTGATGCGGGCAGTGCCGCGCTCGACGCGGGAGCTCTGGCCCGCGCGTCGGAGGCCGGCGCACTCGCTGGCGCGGGCGACGCGGGACGTGCCGCACATGCTGGAGGTGCACTGGCCCGCGCGACGTCCGATGCGGGCTCGCCCGCGAATGCCGGCGTCAACACGGGCTTGCTCCCGGCAGTCAGCGACGGAGGCACCCAAACGGGCGCACTCGCGAGCGCTTCCGCTGACGGGGGGACACCCGTGCCTCCGCCCCGCGAGCTGCGTGGCAACGACGTGGCGCTGAAGCTGTTCTCCCGCTTCGCTCCGCTGCGCGCGCAGCGGGACCTGGGCGTCCTGGACGACAAGAAGCTGGACGAAATCGGCCTCGCGAAGACGGAGCGCGGCCTGACGCTCACGCTCGACGGGACGCCCAGGACGTTCCGCCTCGCGACGCCCGCATCAGGATGGGGCGCCCCCTACCTCCAGCGCGCGTCCGACGGGCACGTCTTCCTCCTGGGCCCCGGACTGCTGCCGGACCTGGAGGCCGCGTCCAGCCGGCTCGTGGACCGGCGCCTGCACACCTTCGACGTGGACGGCTTCGACCACATCGTCATCTCCACCGGCACCACGTCCCGCATCTTCGCCGCCAGCGGCAAGCCTCCTGGCGCCGTACAGCTGTCTCCCGTGGACGCCCCCGGCACTCCGGACGACTTCGCCCGCAACTGGCATGACCGCCTGTGGCGCCTCACCCCCGTGGAGCTGCTGGGCCGGGGCGAAGCCCTTCCGGGCCCGGCCCCCACGCCCGCCTTCCGCGTGGAGTACCAGCGCGGCGGCAAGGCCGTGGGCGAGCTCACCATGGCGAAGACCCCGGATGGCTCGTGGTACGCGCGCACGGAGTTCACCCCCGGCTGGGTGCGCATGGGCGGCGGCCTGGAGCTCCTGGCCGAGGACGCCGCGAAGCTCACCGCGCCGCGCTGAGGCTCACGGCTCGGCGGACACCGACTCCACGTCCAGCCGCACGTCCACGAAGCTGTAGGCCGGCCACGGCCCCGTGAACCGGAACGTGTACGCGTCCAGCCGCGCCACCAGCGACTGCACCCGCGCCTCGAACGCGGCCACCCGCGTGCGGTCCACCAGCCAGGCCGCGTTGAGCATCATCCGCTCACCCAGCGGCGGCGCTTCGTGCGTCGCTTCCGCCAGCGGACGCAGGCCCGCCTTCAGCCCGTCCAGGTCCTTCCGGGTGCAGTCGTGCAGCGCCGCCTCCAGCCGCGCCTCGTGGTCCTCCTCGAGCTCAGAGGGCCCGCGCGCCAGCTCCGGCCGCGCCTCCAGCAACCGGCGCGTCAGCGCGTCGCCGTGGCAGTACACCTTCAGCCCCATCTCCACCCGGCCCTCCAGCTCGGACAGCGCCCGGCTCAGCGGCGCGCGCGCCACGCGCAGCAGCTCCCGCACGCGCTCCTCCGATGGCAGCACCGTCCCGAAGGCCACCGGCACGAGCGTGTGCTCGCGCACCACGGCCTCCGTGACGCGCTGGTGCATCAGGAGGTTCGCTCGCGTGGGCACCGCCCTCGGGCCCGCCACGTCGGACACCAGCGCCGCGAGGCCTCCCTCGCGCACCAGTCGCACCGGGGCATCGCCCAACCCCGCGAGCTCCGGCACCCCTCCGCCGTCCTCGCGCACGATGCCGTAGAGGTAATGCGCCCGCTCCTCGCGCGAGGACTCCCCCTGGGTCTTCGTCGTCATGACGTGCCCCCTCCATACGGATGCGGCTTTCAGCGCGCGGATGCCGCCTCGCGCCGGGCGATCATCTTCTTCACCTGGTCCACCAGCGCGTCCGGCAGGCACGGCTTGGTGACGTACGCGTCACACCCGGCCTCGTTCGCGTCCTCCGAGTGGCCCTTCAGCGCATGCCCCGTGAGCGCCACCACCGGGATGGCCTTGGTGCGCGCGTCGCCCTTCAGCCGGCGCGTCGCCTCCCAGCCGTCCATCACCGGCAGCGACAGGTCCATCAGGATGACGTCCGGCACCAGCTCGAAGGCCTTGTCCAACGCCTCCTGGCCGTTCTTCGCCTCCGCCACGCGGAAGCCGGAGAACTCCAGGTACTCCGCGTACATCTCCCGGGCATCCTGGTAGTCGTCCACCACCAGCACGAGCGGCTTTGTCTTTTCCGGGGTGTTCGTCATGTCCGTCTCGCACGTCTTGGAAAGTGCAGGGTGAAGGTCGAACCCTGGCCCGGCGCACTCTGGAGGGAGACGCGTCCCCCCAGCATCGCCGCCAGGCGACGGCAGATGGACAGGCCCAGGCCCGTTCCCCCATAGGCACGCGTGGGCGAGCTGTCCACCTGCTGGAAGTCCTCGAAGATCTTCTCCTGGTTCGACACGTCGATTCCGATGCCTGTGTCCTTGACCGAGATGGCCACGGTGCCGGTGGCGTTCTGATACTCCGCCGCCACGTGCACGCCGCCCTCGTGCGTGAACTTCAGCGCGTTGGACAACAGGTTGAGGACGATCTGCTTCACCTTCTGTCGGTCGCTCCACACCCCCGGCAGCCCTTCATCCAGGCGCGTGTCCACTGTCAGCTTGCTGCGCGCGATGATGGGGTCCATCTCCGCCATCACCTCCTGGAGCAGCTCCGGGATGCCGAAGTCCGACAGGTGCAGCGGCATCCGCCCCGCCTCGATGCGGGTGATGTCCAGAATCTCGTTGATGACCTCCAACAGGTGCCGCCCGTTGGAGTCGATGCGCGTGAGGTTCCTTCGCTGCGGCGGCGTCATCTCCCCGGACACGCCCTGCAGGAGCATGTTCGTGTAGCCGAGGATGGCGTTCAGCGGCGTGCGGAACTCATGCGACATGTTGGCCAGGAACTGCGACTTGGCCGCGCTCGCCTGCTCCAACTGGATGGCCTGCCGGCGCAGCTTCTCGTTCTGCTCCGCCAGCTCCGCGGTGGCGGACTGCACGCGGGCCTCCAATTCGCTGGAGACCTCCTTCACGCGCTCCAAGAGCCGCGCCCGCTCCAGCACCTCCGTGCGGTCGTGGAACACGGTGACGATGCCCGTCAGCTCGCCCCCGTCGCCCAGCACCTTGTTGGCCATGGCCTCCATGGGCACGGGCGCGCCGGTGTCCGGGTCGTCCAGCGTCAGCTGGCTCTTCCAGCGCGACACGCCCGCGTTCACCGGCCCCAGCAGGTTCGCCAGGAAGGACGCGAAGAGGGCGTCGTTGGAGCGCACCCGGCGCAGCGTGGCCTCGCCGCCGTTGCCTTCCTCGTGAGGCCAGGCGAAGAGGCGCTCGGCCGGGTCGTTCATCATCACCATGCCGCCCGCGGGGTCGGTCAGGATGATGGGGTCCGCCACCGAGTCCAGCACCCGGTCCAGGCGGTGGCGCTCGCTCCGGGCCTCGCGCTCCGTGGCGCGCAGCTGCCGGTAGCTCTCTCCCAGGGCCTGTGTGGCGCGGCCCAGGTCCGTCAGGTTGCGCAGCACGCTCACCACCACGGACGGCCCGTCCGGCGCCAGCACCGGCGTGGTGGCC
This DNA window, taken from Corallococcus coralloides DSM 2259, encodes the following:
- a CDS encoding GvpL/GvpF family gas vesicle protein, translated to MTTKTQGESSREERAHYLYGIVREDGGGVPELAGLGDAPVRLVREGGLAALVSDVAGPRAVPTRANLLMHQRVTEAVVREHTLVPVAFGTVLPSEERVRELLRVARAPLSRALSELEGRVEMGLKVYCHGDALTRRLLEARPELARGPSELEEDHEARLEAALHDCTRKDLDGLKAGLRPLAEATHEAPPLGERMMLNAAWLVDRTRVAAFEARVQSLVARLDAYTFRFTGPWPAYSFVDVRLDVESVSAEP
- a CDS encoding PAS domain-containing sensor histidine kinase — protein: MPGGGLLAVPLGRSGAPAAALLVVGLPGPSVPDDVAWVASCAGPPMARQLASDARAPRRPEPDRLLRRVINAVSDPVLLTDTEGTLLFANARAEGLLVAGPDASPGRTRAVELNQRLFRETLAQGGMSVNRREMSLVDPLEGMDLLFELATTPVLAPDGPSVVVSVLRNLTDLGRATQALGESYRQLRATEREARSERHRLDRVLDSVADPIILTDPAGGMVMMNDPAERLFAWPHEEGNGGEATLRRVRSNDALFASFLANLLGPVNAGVSRWKSQLTLDDPDTGAPVPMEAMANKVLGDGGELTGIVTVFHDRTEVLERARLLERVKEVSSELEARVQSATAELAEQNEKLRRQAIQLEQASAAKSQFLANMSHEFRTPLNAILGYTNMLLQGVSGEMTPPQRRNLTRIDSNGRHLLEVINEILDITRIEAGRMPLHLSDFGIPELLQEVMAEMDPIIARSKLTVDTRLDEGLPGVWSDRQKVKQIVLNLLSNALKFTHEGGVHVAAEYQNATGTVAISVKDTGIGIDVSNQEKIFEDFQQVDSSPTRAYGGTGLGLSICRRLAAMLGGRVSLQSAPGQGSTFTLHFPRRARRT
- a CDS encoding ABC transporter permease, whose product is MKALLIARRELAGYLRTLSGYVILAIILAVNGLFFNAYALGGASKRSAEVLSGFFYYSSGFTIVAAILVSMRLVAEERQTGTLPLLYASPVRDRDIVLGKFLAGLAFLALYLLLTLYMPLLVLVNGKVSFGHVAAGYLGLLLLGSASLAVGTFGSSLAKNQLLAAIFSAVMLVALILCWLLARITEQPLSDVFSAMSLWNQHFPPFQAGLIHVRDVVYYLVVTYVALFAATRVLEARRWR
- a CDS encoding ABC transporter ATP-binding protein — translated: MIQVEGLTKFYGEHAAIRDLAFTIGQGEVIGFLGLNGAGKSTTLKILGCVLLPTSGRVVIDGHDVVSQSHEVRQRIGYLPDVPPVYEEMTVGEYLAYVARLRDVPAKATASHVGEAEEKTGLRDVHGEVISTLSHGYRQRVGLAQALVHKPALLILDEPTSGLDPLQIVEMRDVIRGLKGAHTVLVSSHILPEISQTCDRLLIIHKGTLLAQGSEEELSRSLGGPSIVLEVRGERARALEALQGFGAVEVREGAGGVLALKVAAAPDLRPQVARAVVGAGLELLRLDANEGQLEALFLRLTHGQEVKA
- a CDS encoding Gldg family protein yields the protein MSSPASFGTGLAATGAFVAGLVAVFLAERVLGVGSGRVALAALGTAVVVAATAWRAVRMIAAPADRRALERWVLTLYVVGLAALVLYFVKGDVGTALLGEPLSRSSPRLSVVLAVLFPALLLCTLVPLAMVEAALVAMARAPVPETGRVKSALFSGLGMAFVIVFAFATTYVATQADATWDLSYFRTAKPGDATRKLVRGLNEPLQVTLFFPPANEVGEAVRQYFRDLEPESPQLGVESLDQAVEPARGKALGVSNNGSVVLARGDRKEILTLGLDPERARGQLQRLDAEVQRRLLAVAKPRRVVYLTGGHGERADTRPVQGEAARPSVAQFKELLRAQNVDVRTLTVAEGLGSAVPGDAAMVAVLGPARELLPEEATALREYWERGGRLWIALEPDGAALEPLLQPMGLKSLRVPLANDRVYFRTTRQQSDRGNLGTASFSSHPSVTSLSALGSQGAVAFLGATALETVTPPVPGVLLDTSVRAHGETFADRNGDFEPESGEVTKAWPLVVAVERPAAEGRPAPRAVVMADADALGDGILGNVGNAYLAVDTLRWLSGEEALSGVTTSEEDVPLQHTRSQDVVWFYATVFGMPVVVLAVGFFVTRRRGRRAPRNTTVAGGAR
- a CDS encoding response regulator — protein: MTNTPEKTKPLVLVVDDYQDAREMYAEYLEFSGFRVAEAKNGQEALDKAFELVPDVILMDLSLPVMDGWEATRRLKGDARTKAIPVVALTGHALKGHSEDANEAGCDAYVTKPCLPDALVDQVKKMIARREAASAR